In Mesorhizobium sp., one DNA window encodes the following:
- a CDS encoding DUF2200 domain-containing protein, protein MPAHRIYRMSFASVYPHYVAKAEKKGRTKAEVDEIICWLTGYGASDLATILDDKTDFETFFGQAPRLNPARATIKGLICGVRVEEIEEPLMREIRYLDKLIDELAKGKAMEKILRAG, encoded by the coding sequence ATGCCAGCCCACCGCATCTACAGGATGAGCTTTGCCAGCGTTTATCCCCACTACGTCGCCAAGGCGGAGAAGAAGGGGCGCACCAAGGCCGAGGTCGACGAGATTATCTGCTGGCTCACCGGCTACGGCGCGAGCGACCTCGCAACCATCCTGGACGACAAGACGGATTTCGAGACGTTCTTCGGGCAAGCCCCTCGCCTCAATCCGGCCCGAGCGACGATCAAAGGCCTGATCTGCGGCGTCCGCGTCGAAGAGATCGAGGAGCCGCTGATGCGCGAGATACGCTATCTCGACAAGCTCATCGACGAACTGGCGAAGGGCAAGGCGATGGAGAAGATCCTGCGGGCCGGGTAA
- a CDS encoding TerC family protein gives MQFLLVDLLGQPLWMWLGFMGLVVLLLALDLGVFHRGAREIGVRESLALSSFYITVGLAFGFYVWWQIGQQAGIEYLTGFVVEKSLAMDNIFVIAMIFAFFAVPRQYQHRVLFWGILGVIVLRAIMIGLGATLVAQYGWVLYVFAAFLIATGFKMLWWSDHEMDLSANPLLRFVRRRFKVTDQIHGEAFFVRQPDAAGRMATFATPLFLALVTIEAADVIFAVDSVPAIFAITTDPFIVYTSNIFAILGLRALYFALAAIIHRFAYLKQALAVLLVFIGSKIFVADLFGWTKFPPEWSLGVTFAILAAGIGYSLWRTRGTVAEA, from the coding sequence ATGCAATTCCTGTTGGTAGATTTGCTCGGCCAGCCGCTGTGGATGTGGCTCGGCTTCATGGGACTGGTCGTCCTGCTTCTTGCGCTCGATCTGGGTGTTTTCCATCGCGGCGCGCGCGAAATCGGGGTTCGTGAGAGCCTCGCGCTGTCCTCCTTCTACATAACCGTCGGCCTCGCCTTCGGCTTCTATGTCTGGTGGCAGATCGGCCAGCAGGCCGGGATCGAATATCTGACGGGCTTCGTCGTCGAGAAAAGCCTGGCGATGGACAACATCTTCGTCATCGCGATGATCTTCGCCTTCTTCGCGGTGCCGCGGCAATATCAGCACCGGGTCCTGTTCTGGGGCATCCTTGGGGTGATCGTACTGCGCGCCATCATGATCGGGCTCGGGGCGACCCTCGTCGCGCAGTATGGCTGGGTGCTCTACGTTTTCGCCGCCTTCCTGATCGCCACCGGCTTCAAGATGCTGTGGTGGAGCGATCACGAGATGGACCTGTCGGCGAACCCGCTGCTGCGCTTCGTGCGCCGGCGCTTCAAGGTGACCGACCAGATCCACGGCGAGGCCTTCTTCGTGCGCCAGCCGGACGCGGCGGGCCGGATGGCGACCTTCGCGACGCCGCTCTTCCTGGCGCTGGTGACGATCGAGGCGGCCGACGTGATCTTCGCGGTGGACTCGGTGCCGGCGATCTTCGCGATCACGACGGATCCGTTCATCGTCTACACGTCGAACATCTTCGCCATCCTCGGACTGAGGGCGCTCTATTTCGCGCTGGCGGCGATCATCCACCGCTTCGCCTATCTGAAGCAGGCGCTCGCGGTGCTGCTCGTCTTCATCGGCTCGAAGATTTTCGTCGCCGATCTGTTCGGCTGGACGAAATTCCCGCCCGAATGGTCGCTCGGCGTCACCTTCGCCATACTCGCAGCCGGCATCGGCTATTCGCTCTGGCGCACCCGCGGGACGGTCGCCGAGGCCTGA
- a CDS encoding S1C family serine protease has product MPKSTIRPSVVALRARVPDDAFTAGVLGTEREGSGVVINEDGLVLTIGYLITEADEVWITRHDGRVVPGHALAVDQETGFGLVKALGSLDLPPLPFGNSDSAQVGTRITLADGIGQAVEGEVVARQEFAGYWEYLLDNAIFTAPAHPSWGGAALVGEDGRLVGVGSLRLEMIRDGAVGAINMSVPIDLLKPILDDLVRRGRTPAPPRPWLGAYAAERNGAVVVISIADGGPADAAGLRQGDVIAELRDKEVTGLADFYRTLWSSGPVGTEMPLRIVRGGRENWLKVRSGDRAALLRQGRGQARQ; this is encoded by the coding sequence ATGCCGAAATCCACCATCCGTCCCTCCGTCGTGGCGCTGCGCGCCCGCGTTCCCGACGATGCCTTCACAGCCGGCGTGCTCGGCACCGAACGCGAAGGGTCCGGCGTCGTCATCAACGAGGACGGACTGGTGCTCACCATCGGCTACCTGATCACCGAGGCCGACGAGGTCTGGATCACGCGGCATGACGGGCGCGTCGTGCCCGGCCACGCGCTCGCCGTCGACCAGGAGACCGGTTTCGGCCTGGTCAAGGCACTGGGTTCGCTCGACCTGCCGCCGCTGCCGTTCGGCAACTCCGACAGCGCCCAGGTCGGAACCAGGATCACGCTCGCCGACGGGATCGGCCAGGCGGTCGAGGGCGAGGTTGTCGCCCGGCAGGAATTCGCCGGCTATTGGGAATACCTGCTCGACAATGCGATCTTCACCGCGCCTGCACATCCGTCCTGGGGCGGCGCCGCACTTGTCGGCGAGGACGGCCGCCTCGTCGGCGTCGGCTCGCTCAGACTCGAGATGATACGGGACGGCGCGGTGGGCGCGATCAACATGTCGGTACCGATCGATCTCCTGAAGCCCATTCTCGACGACCTCGTCCGCCGCGGGCGGACGCCGGCGCCGCCGAGACCATGGCTCGGCGCCTATGCGGCCGAGCGCAACGGCGCAGTCGTGGTGATAAGCATCGCCGACGGTGGACCCGCCGATGCCGCGGGCCTTCGCCAGGGCGACGTGATCGCCGAACTGCGCGACAAGGAGGTCACCGGCCTTGCCGACTTCTACAGGACGCTGTGGTCGAGCGGCCCGGTCGGCACCGAGATGCCCTTGCGCATCGTACGCGGCGGACGCGAGAACTGGCTCAAGGTCCGCTCCGGCGACCGCGCGGCGCTGCTCAGGCAGGGCCGCGGCCAGGCGCGCCAGTGA
- a CDS encoding acetyl/propionyl/methylcrotonyl-CoA carboxylase subunit alpha: protein MFSKILIANRGEIACRIIRTARRMGIATVAVHSDADAGALFVREADEAVRIGPPPVGESYLRGDRVVEAALATGAQAIHPGYGFLSENPGFVDQVTAAGLVFIGPSAASIRAMGLKDAAKALMEKAGVPVVPGYHGSGQALVLLAGKAREIGYPVLIKARAGGGGKGMRRVEHPDDFADALASAKREAKSAFGDEAVLIEKYVEKPRHIEVQVFGDNHGNAVHLFERDCSAQRRHQKVIEEAPAPGMTEEMRAAMTDAAVKAAKAIGYSGAGTIEFIVDASEGLRPDRFWFMEMNTRLQVEHPVTEMVTGLDLVEWQLRVAAGEKLPLSQNEIRLSGHAFEARIYAEDPTRDFLPAIGTLHHLKFPASGAEGTAIRIETGVRQGDAISPFYDPMIAKLVVHAGDRNAALDALADSLGRTEIAGSTVNTAFLTALARDTDFAAGDVDTGLIARKQAELTAVPPASAAAIAAAALAASGARLSPAGADPWDALAGYAHWSPVKRQVRLALGEFEATIAISAKSGRLAVEVDGVERPVPAAARVAVWPGHVTVFEGAVAHSFKVPDPFADAADAAAGTGNLRAPMPGLVKVVRASAGEHVSKGQALLVLEAMKMEHTIAAPHDGEIAEIVAEGRQVTDGTVLVRFVET from the coding sequence ATGTTCTCGAAAATCCTGATCGCCAACCGCGGCGAAATCGCCTGCCGCATCATCCGCACCGCCCGCCGCATGGGCATCGCCACGGTCGCCGTCCATTCCGACGCCGACGCCGGCGCCCTGTTCGTGCGCGAGGCCGACGAGGCGGTGCGGATCGGCCCGCCGCCGGTCGGCGAGAGCTATCTGCGGGGCGACCGCGTCGTCGAGGCGGCTCTTGCCACGGGCGCCCAGGCGATCCATCCGGGCTACGGCTTCCTGTCCGAGAATCCCGGCTTCGTCGATCAGGTCACTGCGGCGGGGCTGGTCTTCATCGGGCCTTCTGCCGCATCGATCCGCGCCATGGGGCTGAAGGACGCGGCCAAGGCGCTGATGGAGAAAGCCGGCGTGCCGGTGGTGCCCGGCTATCACGGCTCGGGCCAGGCGCTGGTGCTTCTGGCCGGCAAGGCCAGGGAGATCGGCTATCCGGTGCTGATCAAGGCGCGGGCCGGCGGCGGCGGCAAGGGCATGCGCAGGGTCGAACATCCCGACGATTTCGCCGACGCGCTGGCCTCGGCCAAACGCGAGGCCAAGTCGGCCTTCGGCGATGAGGCGGTGCTGATCGAGAAATATGTCGAGAAGCCGCGCCACATCGAGGTACAGGTGTTCGGCGACAATCACGGCAATGCCGTCCACCTCTTCGAGCGCGACTGCTCGGCCCAGCGCCGCCACCAGAAGGTGATCGAGGAGGCCCCTGCCCCCGGCATGACCGAAGAGATGCGCGCCGCGATGACCGATGCGGCCGTCAAGGCTGCGAAGGCAATCGGCTATTCCGGCGCCGGCACGATCGAGTTCATCGTCGACGCATCTGAAGGGCTGAGGCCGGACCGCTTCTGGTTCATGGAGATGAACACCCGCCTGCAGGTCGAACATCCGGTGACGGAAATGGTCACCGGTCTCGATCTGGTCGAATGGCAGCTGCGCGTGGCCGCGGGCGAAAAGCTGCCGCTGTCGCAAAACGAAATCCGCCTGTCCGGCCACGCCTTCGAGGCGCGCATCTATGCCGAGGACCCGACGCGCGATTTCCTGCCGGCGATCGGCACGCTGCATCATTTGAAGTTTCCGGCCTCCGGCGCGGAAGGGACCGCGATCCGCATCGAGACGGGCGTGCGCCAGGGCGATGCGATTTCGCCCTTCTACGATCCGATGATCGCCAAGCTCGTGGTCCATGCCGGAGATCGCAATGCGGCGCTCGACGCGCTTGCGGACTCGCTGGGGCGCACCGAAATCGCCGGCTCGACCGTCAACACAGCCTTCCTGACGGCGCTCGCACGGGATACGGACTTCGCCGCCGGCGACGTCGACACCGGCCTGATTGCGCGAAAGCAGGCGGAATTGACCGCGGTCCCGCCCGCCTCGGCGGCGGCGATCGCTGCCGCGGCATTGGCGGCATCCGGCGCGCGCTTGTCTCCGGCCGGCGCCGATCCGTGGGACGCGCTGGCAGGCTACGCCCACTGGAGCCCCGTCAAGCGTCAGGTAAGGCTCGCTCTCGGTGAGTTCGAGGCAACCATCGCCATCTCCGCCAAAAGCGGACGGCTCGCGGTGGAGGTCGACGGCGTGGAGCGTCCAGTCCCGGCCGCGGCGCGCGTCGCGGTCTGGCCCGGACATGTCACGGTGTTCGAAGGTGCGGTCGCGCACAGTTTCAAGGTGCCCGATCCCTTCGCGGACGCCGCGGACGCGGCCGCCGGCACCGGCAACCTGCGCGCCCCGATGCCCGGCCTGGTCAAGGTCGTCAGGGCAAGTGCGGGTGAACACGTCAGCAAGGGGCAGGCGCTGCTGGTGCTGGAGGCGATGAAGATGGAGCACACCATCGCCGCCCCCCACGACGGCGAGATCGCCGAGATCGTCGCCGAGGGACGGCAGGTCACCGACGGAACGGTTCTGGTGCGATTCGTCGAGACCTGA
- a CDS encoding YitT family protein gives MNPSAQPESLDPAESVRRHAFYEDVLALVMGTALVALGMTFYAKASLGTGGTAGIALLGHYASGIGFGAIFFVVNLPFYILAVRRMGWPYTLRTFAAVALVSVLAMLTPRWIEIGALSPLYAAIVGGALAGVGLLILFRHRAGLGGINILAAYLQDNHGLRAGYFQLGVDILILVASFFVLPWQNVLYSLAGAVVLNLILAINHRPGRYLGMS, from the coding sequence ATGAACCCGTCCGCACAGCCCGAAAGCCTCGATCCGGCAGAGTCCGTCCGCCGCCACGCCTTCTACGAAGACGTCCTGGCGCTTGTCATGGGAACGGCGCTGGTGGCGCTGGGAATGACCTTCTATGCTAAGGCCTCGCTCGGCACCGGCGGAACCGCCGGCATCGCGCTGCTCGGGCACTATGCGAGCGGTATCGGCTTCGGAGCGATCTTCTTCGTCGTCAACCTGCCGTTCTACATTCTCGCCGTGCGGCGCATGGGCTGGCCCTACACGCTGCGCACATTCGCCGCGGTCGCTCTCGTCTCAGTGCTGGCGATGCTGACGCCCCGCTGGATCGAGATAGGTGCGCTCAGCCCGCTCTATGCCGCGATCGTCGGCGGCGCACTCGCGGGCGTCGGGCTGCTCATCCTGTTCCGCCACAGGGCGGGACTTGGCGGCATCAACATTCTCGCCGCCTATCTGCAGGACAATCACGGTCTGCGGGCCGGCTATTTCCAGCTCGGCGTCGACATCCTTATTCTGGTGGCGTCTTTCTTTGTCCTGCCCTGGCAGAACGTGCTCTATTCACTGGCAGGCGCAGTGGTGCTCAACCTGATCCTGGCGATCAATCACCGCCCCGGGCGCTATCTCGGCATGAGCTGA
- a CDS encoding sel1 repeat family protein — MARFEMFEAGFGSMGANAQADILFELGMMYATGRDCELDPVAAHKWFNIAAIKGSARAAELRAELAATLTKPELARALREAREWMTMH; from the coding sequence ATGGCACGTTTCGAGATGTTTGAAGCCGGGTTCGGATCGATGGGGGCGAACGCCCAGGCCGACATCCTGTTCGAACTGGGCATGATGTATGCAACCGGCCGCGACTGCGAGCTGGACCCGGTGGCAGCCCATAAATGGTTCAACATCGCCGCGATCAAGGGCTCCGCCCGCGCCGCCGAGCTGCGTGCGGAACTGGCGGCGACGCTGACCAAGCCGGAACTGGCGCGTGCGCTGCGCGAGGCGCGCGAGTGGATGACGATGCACTGA
- a CDS encoding DUF2147 domain-containing protein, which yields MFRIAIAAAATTLILAGTAFADPIEGDYKSSQTGENIKVSACGASFCMRYLTGPHKGKQFGSFKPTGNGAYAGSVSDLNDGGKTYNGKAKVSGKNLVAGGCILGGVICKNVTYTRL from the coding sequence ATGTTTCGAATTGCAATTGCGGCGGCGGCGACAACCCTGATATTGGCCGGCACGGCATTCGCCGATCCGATAGAAGGAGACTACAAGTCGTCCCAGACGGGTGAAAACATAAAAGTCTCTGCCTGCGGTGCAAGTTTCTGTATGCGCTACCTGACCGGTCCTCATAAGGGCAAGCAGTTCGGAAGCTTTAAGCCGACGGGAAATGGTGCTTACGCCGGCTCCGTCAGCGACTTGAATGACGGGGGCAAGACATACAACGGAAAGGCCAAGGTATCAGGTAAGAATCTGGTCGCAGGGGGATGTATACTTGGCGGAGTTATCTGCAAGAACGTGACTTACACTCGTCTGTAG
- a CDS encoding AMP nucleosidase yields MEKRIYPKPIETVVTPEPFARQSFTDARQAVKLLRQLYERNTAFLRDSFASLAKDQPLRRFRAFYPEVRISTSSYAQIDSRYAYGHMYEPGHYSTTITRPDLFETYLVDQLGLIMRNHGVPVTVAESETPIPLHFAFLEGTHVEGSIADRLKRPLRDIFDVPDLNATDDLIANGTYEPAPGEPMPLAPFTAQRIDYSLHRLSHYTATSPNHFQNFVLFTNYQFYIDEFCNHARELMVNGGGGYEAFVEPGNLITQAGESGPTDGSHPPRLPQMPAYHLVKPGHSGVTMVNIGVGPSNAKTITDHIAVLRPHAWLMLGHCAGLRNTQALGDYVLAHAYVREDHVLDDDLPVWVPIPALAEVQVALQEAVAEVTGLSGFDLKRIMRTGTVATIDNRNWELRDQRGPVQRLSQSRAIGLDMESATIAANGFRFRVPYGTLLCVSDKPLHGELKLPGMATEFYKRQVAQHLTIGIRAVEKLASMPPERLHSRKLRSFSETAFQ; encoded by the coding sequence ATGGAAAAGAGAATCTATCCCAAGCCGATCGAAACAGTCGTCACGCCGGAGCCCTTCGCCCGGCAAAGCTTCACCGATGCGCGGCAGGCGGTGAAGCTGTTGCGCCAGCTCTACGAGCGCAATACCGCCTTCCTGCGCGATTCCTTCGCCAGTCTCGCCAAGGACCAGCCGCTGCGCCGCTTCCGCGCCTTCTATCCGGAGGTACGGATATCGACCTCCTCCTATGCGCAGATCGATTCGCGCTACGCCTACGGTCACATGTACGAGCCGGGGCACTATTCGACCACCATCACCCGGCCGGACCTGTTCGAGACCTATCTCGTCGACCAGCTCGGCCTGATCATGCGCAATCACGGCGTGCCGGTGACGGTCGCCGAATCCGAGACCCCGATCCCGCTCCACTTCGCCTTCCTCGAAGGCACGCATGTCGAAGGCTCGATCGCCGACCGGCTGAAGCGGCCGCTGCGCGACATCTTCGACGTTCCGGATCTCAATGCGACCGACGACCTGATCGCCAATGGCACCTACGAGCCGGCGCCGGGCGAGCCGATGCCGCTGGCGCCCTTCACGGCCCAGCGCATCGACTATTCGCTGCACCGCCTGTCGCACTACACCGCGACAAGCCCCAACCACTTCCAGAACTTCGTCCTGTTCACCAATTACCAGTTCTACATCGACGAGTTCTGCAACCATGCCCGCGAGCTGATGGTCAATGGCGGCGGCGGTTACGAAGCCTTCGTCGAGCCCGGCAATCTGATCACCCAGGCGGGCGAATCCGGACCGACCGACGGCTCGCATCCGCCGCGCCTGCCGCAGATGCCGGCCTATCATCTGGTCAAGCCCGGCCATTCCGGCGTGACCATGGTCAACATCGGCGTCGGCCCGTCCAATGCCAAGACGATCACCGATCATATCGCGGTGCTCAGGCCGCATGCCTGGCTGATGCTCGGCCACTGCGCCGGTCTCAGGAACACCCAGGCGCTGGGCGACTACGTTCTGGCGCATGCCTATGTGCGCGAGGACCATGTGCTCGATGACGACTTGCCCGTCTGGGTGCCGATCCCGGCGCTGGCCGAAGTGCAGGTCGCGCTGCAGGAAGCCGTGGCCGAGGTCACCGGCCTCTCCGGCTTCGACCTGAAGCGGATCATGCGCACCGGCACGGTCGCGACGATCGACAACCGCAACTGGGAACTGCGCGACCAGCGCGGCCCGGTGCAGCGGCTGTCGCAGTCGCGGGCGATCGGGCTCGACATGGAATCGGCCACCATCGCCGCCAACGGCTTCCGCTTCCGCGTGCCCTACGGCACACTGCTCTGCGTCTCCGACAAGCCGCTGCACGGCGAGCTCAAGCTGCCCGGCATGGCGACGGAGTTCTACAAGCGCCAGGTCGCCCAGCACCTCACCATCGGCATCAGGGCGGTGGAGAAGCTCGCCTCGATGCCGCCGGAGCGGCTGCATTCGCGCAAGCTGAGGAGTTTTTCGGAGACCGCGTTCCAGTAG
- a CDS encoding endonuclease/exonuclease/phosphatase family protein, translating into MKRTRLVLSVFPLVACAVAAAALVSGFLGHLHPAFDSLSHFRLHLAALLLLGSIGLIAAGFRRAAFAGLALATGAFFVTPGTWLDMVAGNQAKASATPDERATYRLLHLNARFDNPQPERFLSLIARIRPDVVTVNEVSEMWRQRLATLSAAYPHRIVCEARGKVGGVAILSRRPFAAGRAPECLEGGTLAVASVDLAGQPVGVAALHLYWPWPFEQPAQIDRIAPRLSDLPDAAILTGDFNAARWSETVNSIATAARMQDVGPVGPSWLPRALPDGIRRTFGLGIDHVLAGSGIVVTKVAREEDVGSDHLPVLVEFWVPTKPGPEASGTTVVLRPGAGGATSLPGA; encoded by the coding sequence ATGAAGCGAACGCGCCTGGTCCTGTCCGTCTTTCCGCTCGTCGCGTGCGCGGTCGCGGCGGCCGCCCTCGTGTCGGGCTTTCTCGGCCACCTCCACCCGGCCTTCGATTCGCTCTCGCATTTCCGCCTGCACCTCGCCGCGCTGCTGCTCCTCGGTTCCATCGGCCTGATCGCGGCCGGGTTCAGGCGGGCGGCTTTCGCCGGTCTCGCGCTCGCGACCGGCGCGTTCTTCGTCACGCCGGGGACCTGGCTGGACATGGTCGCGGGCAATCAGGCGAAGGCATCGGCGACGCCCGACGAGCGCGCGACCTATCGGCTGCTCCACCTCAATGCGCGGTTCGACAATCCCCAGCCGGAGCGCTTCCTGTCGCTGATCGCGCGTATCCGCCCCGACGTCGTCACGGTCAACGAGGTATCCGAGATGTGGCGGCAGCGGCTGGCGACGCTGTCCGCCGCCTATCCGCACCGGATCGTGTGCGAAGCGCGCGGCAAGGTCGGCGGCGTGGCGATCCTGTCGCGCCGGCCGTTCGCGGCCGGGCGCGCCCCTGAATGCCTCGAAGGCGGCACGCTCGCCGTCGCATCGGTCGATCTTGCCGGCCAGCCTGTAGGCGTCGCGGCCTTGCACCTCTACTGGCCCTGGCCGTTCGAGCAGCCGGCACAGATCGACCGCATCGCGCCGCGGCTCTCGGATTTGCCCGACGCGGCGATCCTCACGGGAGATTTCAACGCGGCGCGCTGGAGCGAGACGGTCAACAGCATCGCCACGGCGGCGCGGATGCAGGACGTGGGTCCGGTCGGTCCGTCATGGCTGCCGCGTGCCCTCCCCGATGGGATTCGACGCACATTCGGGCTGGGGATCGACCATGTGCTCGCCGGCAGCGGCATCGTCGTCACGAAGGTCGCGCGGGAAGAAGACGTCGGGTCGGACCATCTGCCCGTCCTCGTCGAATTCTGGGTGCCGACGAAGCCAGGGCCGGAGGCTTCCGGCACGACGGTCGTGCTGAGGCCCGGCGCGGGCGGCGCTACTTCGCTACCAGGCGCCTGA
- a CDS encoding DUF922 domain-containing protein: protein MRLFTCLCCFLALLGIVPPAKAAPKVTSRTTTFPISGVTGDALLRQLELKGPKHGFTSRAIAQTRYTMNTEAEWNYAGGVCAVTRPKVRLDITYIYPEVKGEASGPLRSRWQRFMTGIRRHEEQHGRLAREMAVQADKSIAGLKVPDGKACGRLRAEMKRVVASIVARYEARQRQFDAVEHSSGGNIEGLVRRLVAK, encoded by the coding sequence ATGCGTCTGTTTACGTGCCTGTGCTGCTTCCTGGCTCTTCTGGGCATCGTTCCGCCTGCGAAGGCGGCGCCCAAGGTGACTTCGCGCACGACGACGTTTCCCATTTCCGGCGTGACGGGTGACGCGCTGCTCAGGCAACTCGAACTGAAAGGCCCCAAGCACGGCTTCACCTCGCGCGCCATCGCTCAAACGCGGTACACGATGAACACGGAAGCGGAGTGGAACTACGCGGGCGGCGTCTGCGCGGTAACACGTCCAAAGGTGCGCCTCGACATCACCTACATCTATCCGGAGGTGAAGGGCGAGGCGTCGGGACCGCTGCGCAGTCGCTGGCAGCGCTTCATGACGGGCATTCGCAGGCACGAGGAGCAGCACGGCCGGCTGGCGCGCGAAATGGCGGTGCAGGCGGACAAGTCGATCGCCGGCCTGAAGGTGCCTGACGGCAAGGCCTGCGGCAGGCTTCGCGCCGAGATGAAGCGGGTCGTGGCCTCGATCGTCGCCCGCTACGAAGCGCGCCAGCGCCAGTTCGACGCCGTCGAGCACTCGAGCGGCGGCAATATCGAGGGCCTGGTCAGGCGCCTGGTAGCGAAGTAG
- a CDS encoding DUF922 domain-containing protein, with product MGLGARLVILVGAALLASTAAARADVSVKTKYYDIKGKTGLELFYDMNRKGPRHGFLTKAIAQTQFKTNIKGDMVHSNGVCSTQGAAMVMQITYVYPRPVDRLDPALARRWKKFQASNVVHEEMHGKLAKKMVADVNRTMRKFRMEDSKSCRKANAKLMKELDRIIVAYNKSQVDFDKREHRDGGPVEKSILALVGKIK from the coding sequence ATGGGTCTGGGTGCAAGGCTTGTCATTCTGGTCGGTGCGGCGCTGCTGGCCTCCACGGCCGCGGCGCGAGCCGATGTTTCGGTCAAGACCAAATATTACGACATCAAGGGCAAGACCGGGCTCGAACTGTTCTACGACATGAACCGGAAAGGGCCGCGTCACGGCTTCCTGACCAAGGCGATCGCCCAGACCCAATTCAAGACCAACATCAAGGGGGACATGGTGCATTCGAACGGCGTCTGCAGCACGCAGGGCGCCGCGATGGTGATGCAGATCACCTATGTCTATCCGCGGCCGGTCGACAGGCTCGATCCCGCGCTCGCCCGCCGCTGGAAGAAATTCCAGGCGTCGAACGTGGTGCACGAGGAGATGCACGGCAAGCTGGCGAAAAAGATGGTGGCTGACGTCAATCGCACCATGCGCAAGTTCAGGATGGAAGACAGCAAGTCCTGCCGCAAGGCCAATGCGAAGCTGATGAAGGAGCTCGACCGCATCATCGTCGCCTACAACAAGTCGCAGGTCGACTTCGACAAGCGCGAGCACCGCGACGGCGGGCCAGTCGAGAAGAGCATTCTGGCGCTCGTCGGCAAGATCAAGTAG